A section of the Salmo trutta chromosome 4, fSalTru1.1, whole genome shotgun sequence genome encodes:
- the LOC115191461 gene encoding tripartite motif-containing protein 16-like, protein MAQQGVLLDQDQFCCSVCLDLLKEPVTTACGHNYCRICIEGCWDQDVLKGVYSCPHCRETFTPRPNLRKNNMLAEMVEKLKKAALPPALCYAGPGDVACDVCTGTRKQKALMSCLMCLASYCETHLQSHYESPAFKKHKLVKATAQLQEKICSHHDKLLEVYCRTDQQCICLLCTMDGHKGHDTVSAAAERTEKQRQLGMSQQKVQQRFQEREKELKELQQAVESLKRSAQAVVEDSDKIFTELIRSIERRSSEVKELIRAQENAQVSQAEGLLEQLKQEIAELRKRSTELEQLSHTEDHIHFLQSYQSLSSISVSSDLPSIVVHPLQYFGDVRKTVSELREKLEDFLKGEWIKISTTVNIVDVVLPPEPKTREQLLQYSCQLRLDPNTAHLLLSLSEGNRKVTYTDQVQPYPDHPDRFTIYCQVLCREGLSGRCYWEVEWSVDVYTAVSYKDISRTGSDSGFGADNKSWSLYYCRGGYCFRHNDVETEVSGPQSSRVGVYLDHKAGTLSFYSVSDTMTLLHRVQTTFTQPLYPGIGLNSYNDTAELVKL, encoded by the exons atggctcagcagggagttctgctggaccaggaccagttctgttgttctgtctgtctggatctactgaaggagCCGGTCACTACTGCCTGTGGACACAATTATTGTAGAATCTGTATTGAGggctgctgggatcaggatgttctgaaaggggtctatagctgtCCTCATTGCAGAGAGACCTTCACTCCGAGGCCTAATCtgaggaaaaataacatgttggctgaAATGGTAGAGAAACTGAAGAAGGCTGctctccctcctgctctgtgctatgctggacctggagatgtggcatgtgatgtctgcactgggaccagaaagcagaaagccctcatgtcctgtctcatgtgtctggcctcttactgtgagactcacctccaatCTCACTATGAATCTCCTGCTTTcaagaagcacaagctggtcaaagccaccgcacaactacaggagaagatctgctctcatcatgacaaactgctggaggtttactgtcgtaccgatcagcagtgtatctgtctGCTGTGTACAATGGATGgacataaaggccatgatacagtgtcagctgcagcagagaggactgagaaacag aggcagctggggatgagtcagcagaaggtccagcagagattccaggagagagagaaggagctgaaggagctccaacaggctgtggagtctctcaag cgctctgcacaggcagtagtggaggacagtgataagatctttactgagctgatccgctccattgagagaaggagctctgaggtgaaggagctgatcagagcccaagagaacgctcaagtgagtcaagctgaaggactcctggagcaactgaagcaggagatagctgagctgaggaagagaagcactgagttggagcagctctcacacacagaggatcacatccatttcctccag agttatcagtctctctccagtattagtgtatcttcagacttacccagcatcgttGTCCATCCTCTTCAATACTTTGGAGATGTGAGAaagactgtgtctgaactgagagagaaactagaagacttccttaaaggagaatggatcaagatctccactacag tgaatatagtggatgttgtactgcctccagagcccaagaccagagaacagttgttacaat attcctgtcagctcagactggacccaaacacagcacacctactcctctctctgtctgaagggaacagaaaggtgactTATACAGACCAAGTCCaaccatatcctgaccatccagacagattcaccatctactgtcaggttctgtgtagagagggtctgtctggacgctgttactgggaggtggagtggagtgtggatgtttatacagcagtctcatataaagacatcagcagaaCAGGGTCAGATAGTGGATTTGGAGCCGATAACAAATCCTGGAGTTTATATTACTGTAGAGGTGGTTATTGTTTCAGACACAATGATGTTGAGACTGAAGTATcaggccctcagtcctccagagtaggagtgtacctggatcacaaggcaggtactctgtccttctacagtgtctctgacacaatgaccctcctccacagagtccagaccacattcactcagcccctctatcctggAATTGGTCTCAATAGTTATAATGAtactgctgagctggttaaactgtag